One stretch of Streptomyces sp. NBC_00443 DNA includes these proteins:
- a CDS encoding PP2C family protein-serine/threonine phosphatase, protein MFLTAHASAQQPGGRSHQCDATAVAAAPGGVVAFAVLDGIGSSDEVARFTRSAAHRLTRAAVRLRSAEAAVRQISYEIDADPDRLAMHEPPAACALVALVVPGEPLQLAWRGDVRAYAIRDDQAEQLTRDHNWRRVLQDKGRPVGEGDRNHVTSCLGGENSAHEIEQVCGHPAIEAATVDREELRLVLATDGAYEPLEDFGSPLHAYLTGFPAGAAEDFVETAVSSSRMFRLPHQVDNATVRVVDLVP, encoded by the coding sequence ATGTTCCTCACCGCTCACGCCTCCGCCCAGCAGCCGGGCGGCCGGTCCCACCAGTGCGACGCGACCGCCGTCGCCGCCGCGCCCGGCGGGGTCGTCGCCTTCGCCGTCCTCGACGGGATCGGCTCCTCCGACGAGGTGGCCCGCTTCACCCGCAGCGCCGCCCACCGGCTGACCCGCGCCGCGGTCCGCCTGCGAAGCGCCGAGGCCGCCGTCCGCCAGATCTCCTACGAGATCGACGCCGACCCCGACCGCCTCGCCATGCACGAGCCGCCGGCCGCCTGCGCCCTCGTCGCCCTCGTCGTCCCGGGCGAGCCGCTGCAACTCGCCTGGCGTGGGGACGTCCGGGCCTACGCGATCCGCGACGACCAGGCGGAGCAGCTGACCCGTGACCACAACTGGCGCCGCGTCCTCCAGGACAAGGGGCGGCCGGTCGGCGAGGGCGACCGCAACCACGTCACCTCGTGCCTCGGCGGCGAGAACAGCGCTCACGAGATCGAGCAGGTCTGTGGGCACCCCGCCATCGAGGCCGCCACCGTCGACCGCGAGGAGCTGCGCCTCGTCCTGGCCACCGATGGCGCATACGAGCCGCTGGAGGACTTCGGGAGCCCGCTCCACGCCTACCTGACCGGCTTCCCGGCCGGGGCCGCCGAGGACTTCGTCGAGACCGCCGTCTCCAGCTCCCGCATGTTCCGCCTGCCCCACCAGGTGGACAACGCGACCGTCCGGGTCGTCGACCTCGTCCCCTGA
- a CDS encoding NERD domain-containing protein, with protein sequence MLTTVLLVVAVGWAVWEWRRRTPTTGAGASAERHARALRTPLVRLADTLGVQTRAGRRAGNFEAAAVSEARVGALLEQLTAEGFSVLHDRWLRGKNVDHIVIGPFGDVTVGDTKWWSARRGALTVRAGRLLHGRQDVTDWLDGLHWEAREVSRLLGGVRVRKVVFMYGGARLLGPDGSTVGELVVDGVRIVPADQAPAVLRRTATIPGQRTRAELTTLAEHALPAHTGR encoded by the coding sequence ATGCTGACCACCGTCCTCCTCGTCGTCGCCGTCGGCTGGGCCGTGTGGGAGTGGCGCCGCCGCACCCCGACCACCGGGGCAGGCGCCTCGGCCGAACGGCACGCCCGCGCCCTGCGCACCCCCCTCGTCCGTCTCGCCGACACCCTCGGGGTCCAGACGAGGGCCGGGCGGCGGGCGGGGAACTTCGAGGCCGCCGCGGTCAGTGAGGCCCGCGTCGGGGCCCTCCTCGAACAGCTCACCGCCGAGGGCTTCAGCGTCCTTCACGACCGGTGGCTCCGGGGGAAGAACGTGGATCACATCGTCATCGGCCCGTTCGGGGACGTCACCGTCGGCGACACGAAATGGTGGTCGGCCCGGCGCGGGGCGCTGACCGTCCGCGCCGGCCGCCTGCTCCACGGCCGCCAGGACGTCACCGACTGGCTCGACGGCCTCCACTGGGAGGCCCGCGAGGTCTCCCGCCTGCTGGGCGGCGTACGGGTCCGTAAGGTCGTGTTCATGTACGGCGGCGCCCGCCTCCTCGGCCCGGACGGGAGCACGGTGGGGGAGCTAGTCGTCGACGGGGTCCGCATCGTCCCGGCCGACCAGGCGCCCGCCGTCCTGCGCCGCACCGCGACGATCCCCGGGCAGCGCACCCGCGCCGAGCTGACCACCCTCGCCGAGCACGCCCTCCCCGCGCACACCGGCCGCTGA
- the queC gene encoding 7-cyano-7-deazaguanine synthase QueC, giving the protein MTPTRPLAVIVFSGGMDSTTLAAHYQWLGYDLLLISFDYGQRHVRELEAARQVAAHLNAEHHVVDLSGVGRLMPGSALTDRTVDVPHGHYAAESMRATVVPNRNAIMANIAAGIASARGAAVVALGIHAGDHAIYPDCRPAFREALQQSVTAALDGFPTPVIETPYIHFSKTDIARRGSELGVPFALTWSCYQGGPLHCGRCGTCVERREAFNDAGLTDPTTYAPAVEETV; this is encoded by the coding sequence ATGACCCCCACCAGGCCCCTCGCCGTGATCGTCTTCAGCGGCGGCATGGACTCCACGACCCTCGCCGCGCACTATCAGTGGCTCGGCTACGACCTGCTCCTGATCAGCTTCGACTACGGGCAGCGGCACGTGCGCGAGCTGGAGGCCGCCCGCCAGGTCGCCGCCCACCTCAACGCCGAACACCACGTCGTCGACCTCTCCGGGGTCGGCCGCCTCATGCCCGGCAGCGCCCTCACAGACCGCACCGTCGACGTCCCCCACGGCCACTACGCGGCCGAGTCGATGCGCGCCACCGTCGTCCCCAACCGCAACGCGATCATGGCGAACATCGCGGCCGGCATCGCCTCCGCCCGGGGCGCCGCCGTCGTCGCCCTCGGGATCCACGCCGGGGACCACGCGATCTACCCCGACTGCCGGCCCGCGTTCCGTGAGGCGCTGCAGCAGTCCGTGACGGCCGCCCTCGACGGCTTCCCGACGCCCGTCATCGAGACCCCATACATCCACTTCAGCAAGACGGACATTGCCCGCCGGGGTTCCGAGCTGGGCGTTCCCTTCGCCCTCACCTGGTCCTGCTACCAGGGCGGGCCCCTGCACTGCGGCCGGTGCGGCACCTGCGTCGAGCGTAGGGAGGCGTTCAACGACGCCGGGCTGACCGACCCCACCACGTACGCCCCGGCCGTCGAGGAGACCGTCTGA
- a CDS encoding 6-pyruvoyl trahydropterin synthase family protein, with the protein MPHTVTVRHNFETAHRIPHLAGKCENLHGHSWWAEVTVTAAELAAGTVVEFGTFKRELRAWIDQHLDHGTMLGPGDPLLPVLRAERCKVFEVEGWPTVENVAALLADVAGDVLTDLVRAPGAYVSRVHLAETHVNAATWEAPTIPAGAVA; encoded by the coding sequence ATGCCGCACACCGTCACCGTCCGGCACAACTTCGAGACGGCGCACCGCATCCCTCACCTCGCGGGGAAGTGCGAGAACCTGCACGGGCACTCCTGGTGGGCCGAGGTCACCGTCACCGCCGCCGAGCTCGCGGCCGGCACCGTCGTCGAGTTCGGCACCTTCAAGCGGGAGCTGCGCGCCTGGATCGACCAGCACCTCGACCACGGCACCATGCTCGGCCCCGGCGACCCCCTCCTCCCCGTGCTGCGGGCCGAACGCTGCAAGGTGTTCGAGGTCGAGGGCTGGCCCACCGTCGAGAACGTCGCCGCGCTCCTGGCGGACGTCGCCGGCGACGTGCTGACCGACCTCGTCCGCGCCCCCGGCGCCTACGTGTCCCGCGTCCACCTCGCCGAGACCCACGTGAACGCCGCGACGTGGGAGGCCCCCACGATCCCGGCCGGGGCCGTCGCGTGA
- a CDS encoding 7-carboxy-7-deazaguanine synthase QueE yields the protein MKPLPLVDTSATTLVVAEVFGCTVQGEGPSCGRRCSFIRLGGCNLACKWCDTPETWDGRRFDLRQTLTRTPVEEIVARALVGAPGLVVITGGEPLLHQRQRAWDDLLVRLAAAGVEIEVETNGTIPPTPTPRAR from the coding sequence GTGAAGCCGCTGCCCCTCGTCGACACCTCGGCGACGACCCTCGTCGTCGCCGAGGTGTTCGGTTGCACCGTCCAGGGCGAGGGACCGTCGTGCGGTCGGCGCTGCTCGTTCATCCGGCTCGGCGGCTGCAACCTGGCGTGCAAGTGGTGCGACACCCCCGAGACGTGGGACGGCCGGCGCTTCGACCTGCGCCAGACCCTCACCCGTACCCCTGTCGAGGAGATCGTCGCCCGCGCCCTCGTCGGCGCCCCCGGCCTCGTCGTCATCACCGGAGGCGAGCCCCTGCTCCACCAGCGGCAAAGGGCGTGGGACGACCTCCTCGTCCGCCTGGCGGCCGCAGGGGTGGAGATCGAGGTCGAGACGAACGGCACGATCCCGCCCACCCCCACACCGCGAGCAAGGTGA
- the folE gene encoding GTP cyclohydrolase I, translating to MTTTTTAPAADGTPEPSAPRTYMGVAATYAHGVRTWLTSRGLDPDSPDLVDTPLRVLRALNEMTAGYDEDPAVHLARTFDVDHNGGTIVVTGVPFSSLCAHHLLPFTGTADIAYQPRPGAPVAGLSKLPRVLDVYARRLQTQEELTAQVTSALDQHLTPAGSACIIRSEHGCLAHRGARKPGARMVTASYTGIFRDDPQARADLHLLMNG from the coding sequence ATGACGACCACCACCACGGCCCCGGCCGCCGACGGCACCCCCGAGCCCTCCGCCCCGCGCACCTACATGGGCGTCGCGGCGACGTACGCGCACGGCGTCCGTACCTGGCTGACCTCCCGCGGCCTCGACCCCGACAGCCCGGACCTCGTCGACACCCCGCTCCGCGTCCTGCGGGCGCTGAACGAGATGACCGCCGGATACGACGAGGACCCGGCCGTCCACCTCGCCCGCACCTTCGACGTCGACCACAACGGCGGCACCATCGTCGTCACCGGCGTCCCCTTCAGCAGCCTGTGTGCCCATCACCTGCTGCCGTTCACCGGGACCGCCGATATCGCTTACCAGCCACGCCCCGGCGCCCCCGTCGCGGGCCTGTCCAAGCTCCCCAGGGTCCTCGACGTCTACGCCCGACGCCTCCAGACACAGGAAGAACTCACCGCTCAGGTCACCTCCGCACTGGACCAGCACCTCACCCCGGCCGGTTCCGCGTGCATCATCCGGTCCGAACACGGCTGCCTCGCACACCGAGGAGCACGCAAGCCCGGCGCCCGCATGGTCACCGCCTCCTACACCGGGATCTTCCGCGACGACCCACAGGCACGCGCTGACCTGCACCTCCTCATGAACGGCTGA
- a CDS encoding phage terminase large subunit: protein MSPAATEQERPVVTVELRGANLDLLRCRDTEVAAVGRAGTGKTLAACWKLHLTAMKVPGLRALMLRATHTSLTATTLVTFQRQVALASLADGSVRWYGGSGKDPAAFRYANGSEILVAGGDKPDKFLSAELDRIFVDEGVEITLDLWEVLITRLRGQAKTYRQIMLATNPSHPQHWIKQRADDGGLTMITSSHRDNPHYVNRDGSYTAEGRDYMTKLDALTGVRRMRLRDGRWTAAEGVIYEEYDDTVHLVDHFEVPADWPRIWGVDFGYTNPFCCQWWAIDPDGRLWLYREVYLTRRTVDEHARTILDAVTVVDEETGERTWTEPKPVAVVADHDAGDRAILERELGLSTTPARKNVKTGLQAVKTRLKPAGDGMPRLLLMRDTLVERDQALADAKKPLCTADEITGYVWAKPTAKNAESKPEPEEPLKVDDHGMDTMRYVVAELDLVGTSHVQSPARRGQTGGQVSRGAQRYGRSIGNGGGGGSGRGRR, encoded by the coding sequence GTGAGCCCGGCCGCGACCGAGCAGGAGCGGCCGGTCGTCACGGTGGAGCTGCGGGGGGCGAACCTCGACCTCCTCCGTTGCCGGGACACCGAGGTCGCGGCCGTCGGCCGGGCGGGCACCGGGAAGACGCTGGCGGCCTGCTGGAAGCTCCACCTCACCGCCATGAAGGTCCCGGGGCTGCGCGCCCTCATGCTCCGGGCGACGCACACCTCCCTGACGGCGACGACCCTGGTGACGTTTCAGCGTCAGGTCGCCCTCGCCTCCCTGGCGGACGGCTCGGTCCGCTGGTACGGGGGATCGGGTAAGGACCCGGCGGCGTTCCGGTACGCGAACGGCTCCGAGATCCTGGTCGCGGGCGGCGACAAGCCCGACAAGTTCCTGTCGGCCGAGCTTGATCGGATCTTCGTCGACGAGGGCGTAGAGATCACCCTCGACCTGTGGGAGGTGCTGATCACCCGTCTCCGCGGGCAGGCCAAGACGTACCGACAGATCATGCTCGCGACCAACCCGTCCCACCCTCAGCACTGGATCAAGCAGCGCGCGGACGACGGCGGGCTGACGATGATCACCTCCTCCCACCGTGACAACCCGCACTACGTGAACCGTGACGGCTCGTACACGGCCGAAGGCCGCGACTATATGACCAAGCTGGACGCGCTGACCGGGGTACGCCGGATGCGGCTCCGTGACGGCCGATGGACGGCCGCCGAGGGCGTGATCTACGAGGAGTACGACGACACCGTCCACCTCGTCGACCACTTCGAGGTGCCGGCCGACTGGCCGCGGATCTGGGGCGTGGACTTCGGCTATACCAACCCGTTCTGCTGCCAGTGGTGGGCGATCGACCCCGACGGCCGTCTGTGGCTGTACCGCGAGGTCTACCTGACCAGGCGCACCGTGGACGAGCACGCGCGCACGATCCTCGACGCGGTGACCGTCGTCGACGAGGAGACCGGCGAGCGGACGTGGACCGAGCCGAAGCCGGTCGCGGTCGTCGCCGACCACGACGCGGGGGACCGGGCGATCCTGGAGCGCGAGCTAGGGCTGTCGACCACCCCGGCGCGGAAGAACGTGAAGACGGGCCTCCAGGCCGTGAAGACGAGGCTCAAACCGGCGGGGGACGGCATGCCGCGGCTGCTGCTCATGCGGGACACCCTCGTCGAGAGGGACCAGGCCCTCGCCGACGCGAAGAAGCCGCTGTGCACGGCCGACGAGATCACCGGCTATGTGTGGGCCAAGCCGACCGCGAAGAACGCCGAGAGCAAGCCCGAGCCCGAGGAACCTTTGAAGGTCGACGATCACGGCATGGACACCATGCGGTACGTCGTCGCGGAGCTGGACCTCGTCGGCACCTCCCACGTCCAGAGCCCCGCCCGCCGGGGGCAGACCGGGGGCCAGGTCTCGCGCGGCGCGCAGCGGTACGGGCGCAGCATCGGCAACGGCGGAGGGGGAGGGTCGGGGCGCGGCCGCCGCTAG
- a CDS encoding DUF1360 domain-containing protein, with protein MLPAANRKIFTDGRTHMVGIPTLAVLALASYRGTQLVVHDSIGDPIRDRVIAWHERRPDSSFRNAIVTLIACTYCAGWWVSGLVLAVYLLAAGAWTGTPLVLHLVEWFAVAGGQALLNRWDDSRDRGAA; from the coding sequence ATGCTGCCCGCCGCAAACCGGAAGATCTTCACCGATGGGCGGACACACATGGTCGGTATCCCTACGCTCGCGGTCCTCGCGCTCGCGTCCTACCGAGGCACACAGCTCGTCGTTCACGACTCCATCGGCGACCCGATCCGGGACCGGGTCATCGCCTGGCACGAGCGCCGCCCCGACTCCTCGTTCCGCAACGCGATCGTCACCCTGATCGCCTGTACCTACTGCGCCGGGTGGTGGGTGTCCGGCCTCGTCCTCGCGGTCTACCTCCTCGCGGCCGGCGCCTGGACCGGCACCCCCCTCGTCCTCCACCTCGTCGAGTGGTTCGCCGTCGCCGGCGGGCAAGCCCTCCTCAACCGGTGGGACGACTCGCGCGACCGGGGCGCGGCATGA
- a CDS encoding phage minor head protein, protein MADDWEAALTAAEEDVAAEVRAVLDEVAEEFADALDDATEIVAARFSVSRIAGMWSRHVPRLVRRLFRVAETAAEDAAESVDTRLPNGWDDLPGRYDDDTLPPSLGDYAETTEHLLRAVGDRLADRAVQALAEGLDEGEDVEALRARLRAVFDAEGAQLGETREERIARTESARAWNTATLAAAQELTGPSRPLVKQWQTRRDTLVRDAHDDVDGQLRLIDEPFTVAGVSMSAPGDPTAPPELVINCRCVLRLERAPKRSAAGPPVPAWLADAPPGTADRIAAFSAWPTESKPAARAASEIPREITASAGRITDDLTAALAPALAAASAGTGRRYRFEWDTTPIPFLADPDRNAFPYGAEVSHPEVTAAAVEHTGGMIALIPTEEDAERLALDDGEEAGELHCTAFYLGEDASQWNEDQRNELINGVRARAASLDGPVRARLFGVNHWNPGGDDPVWVWAVSDDGDDGPGLQEARYLVQDALEDTHERPEIPRQHSPWVAHVTGVYTAETWPLDAMADRLGEITFDRVRVAFAGEYTDIPLGPEEEPPMDEQTAATVTAALPTRAWSTPGDTALAFENQQTGDGRIFAAGALSWDGSGPWPLQYADEMLMGHEGAELAGAIYGLGRDGDRIPGNGVLYLSQRAGAEAAMLLEQEAPLGVSVDLDDVDVEFVARNVDEDEPGLLLASIPAASVLRLADGAWCITASNTTGLAASSTADDSATFTRTRRTAQIFTSPSGAVTADAVRELAATGTLTAAAGDADDPEDGIVVHAERSGDFLVRITRARLRGATLVTVPAFANARIVLDDPETEEEDEATAAAVTAASKAETYERVVDHVRVSPVPLSPAQVARALGITVEQARAHLGRATSAGRLLRLGPGQYTSPSTLPEGPGEATASADGTEGLDVLVASAWTAMRDLPPMPAEWFREPTEEELPPGSGGVHYANGRIYGWVAQAGVPHAGYPGKNLTIDKLAKQGLDFSHFLRARFPLDDGTMVKAGAFTMNAGHHRDGAECETAVCQFDDSRTVAAIITVGMSKGGLWFSGAAAPWLSAWDRTVFLGCQPSYHLNQGRGGKWELRAVLSVPVPGHSSPLLAAAIERANMALCASAAAADAPSAPTDATPSAPVDGPSAPVDNTPTDQAGPSSVPSSAPPSAPTDGPSADVLAEALVAALESPGFMDRLVAAVESHQAAQEERRAEIARLAAELEDTTDTVTASVPAGDDPKGDH, encoded by the coding sequence GTGGCTGACGATTGGGAGGCCGCCCTCACAGCGGCCGAGGAGGACGTCGCGGCCGAGGTCCGCGCCGTCCTGGACGAGGTCGCCGAGGAGTTCGCCGACGCCCTCGACGACGCGACCGAGATCGTCGCCGCGAGGTTCAGCGTCTCCCGGATCGCCGGCATGTGGTCACGCCACGTGCCGCGCCTGGTGCGACGCCTGTTCCGCGTCGCCGAGACCGCTGCCGAGGACGCCGCCGAGAGCGTCGACACCCGGCTCCCGAACGGCTGGGACGACCTCCCCGGCCGGTACGACGACGACACCCTCCCCCCGTCCCTCGGGGACTACGCCGAGACCACCGAGCACCTGCTCCGCGCGGTCGGTGACCGGCTCGCCGACCGGGCCGTCCAGGCGCTCGCCGAGGGCCTGGACGAGGGCGAGGACGTCGAGGCCCTGCGCGCCAGGCTGCGCGCCGTATTCGACGCCGAGGGGGCGCAGCTGGGGGAGACGCGGGAGGAGCGGATCGCCCGCACCGAGTCCGCCCGCGCCTGGAACACCGCGACCCTCGCCGCCGCACAGGAGTTGACCGGCCCCTCCCGCCCCCTGGTCAAGCAGTGGCAGACGAGGAGGGACACCCTCGTCCGCGACGCCCACGACGACGTGGACGGACAGCTCCGGCTGATCGACGAGCCGTTCACCGTCGCCGGGGTGTCCATGTCCGCCCCGGGGGATCCGACCGCACCCCCGGAGCTGGTCATCAACTGCCGGTGCGTGCTGCGCCTGGAGCGCGCCCCCAAGAGGAGCGCCGCCGGCCCGCCGGTCCCGGCATGGCTCGCCGACGCCCCGCCCGGGACCGCCGACCGCATCGCCGCGTTCTCCGCCTGGCCCACAGAATCGAAACCGGCCGCCCGAGCCGCGTCTGAGATTCCAAGGGAGATCACCGCGAGCGCGGGCCGGATCACCGACGACCTGACGGCCGCGCTCGCGCCGGCACTCGCAGCGGCCTCGGCCGGCACCGGCCGCCGGTACCGGTTCGAGTGGGACACCACCCCGATCCCGTTCCTCGCCGACCCCGACCGGAACGCCTTCCCGTACGGCGCCGAGGTCTCCCACCCCGAGGTGACCGCCGCGGCGGTCGAGCACACCGGCGGAATGATCGCGCTCATCCCCACCGAGGAGGACGCCGAGCGCCTGGCCCTCGACGACGGCGAGGAGGCCGGGGAGCTGCACTGCACGGCGTTCTACCTCGGCGAAGACGCGAGCCAGTGGAACGAGGACCAGCGCAACGAGCTGATCAACGGGGTCCGCGCGCGGGCCGCGAGCCTCGACGGCCCCGTCCGGGCGCGCCTGTTCGGCGTGAACCACTGGAACCCCGGGGGCGACGATCCGGTGTGGGTGTGGGCGGTCAGCGACGACGGCGACGACGGCCCCGGGCTGCAAGAGGCCCGCTACCTCGTGCAGGACGCGTTGGAGGACACCCACGAGCGCCCCGAAATCCCCCGCCAGCACTCCCCGTGGGTCGCCCATGTGACAGGGGTGTACACGGCCGAGACGTGGCCCCTGGACGCCATGGCGGACCGGCTCGGAGAGATCACGTTCGATCGCGTCCGCGTCGCCTTCGCGGGCGAGTACACGGACATTCCACTCGGCCCCGAGGAGGAGCCACCGATGGACGAACAGACCGCGGCGACCGTGACGGCCGCCCTGCCCACCCGCGCATGGAGCACCCCGGGGGATACGGCCCTCGCGTTCGAGAACCAGCAGACCGGGGACGGCAGGATCTTCGCGGCCGGCGCCCTCTCGTGGGACGGCTCCGGCCCGTGGCCGTTGCAGTACGCGGACGAGATGCTGATGGGTCACGAGGGCGCCGAGCTGGCGGGGGCGATCTACGGCCTCGGCCGGGACGGCGACCGCATCCCCGGTAACGGCGTGCTGTACCTGTCCCAGCGGGCCGGCGCCGAGGCCGCGATGCTCCTGGAGCAGGAGGCCCCCCTCGGCGTCTCGGTCGACCTCGATGACGTCGACGTCGAGTTCGTCGCCCGCAACGTCGACGAGGACGAGCCCGGCCTCCTCCTCGCGAGCATCCCGGCCGCGAGCGTGCTGCGCCTCGCCGACGGGGCATGGTGCATCACCGCGTCCAACACGACCGGCCTCGCCGCCTCCTCGACGGCCGATGACAGCGCCACGTTCACCCGGACCCGGCGCACCGCGCAGATCTTCACCAGCCCGAGCGGCGCCGTCACCGCGGACGCCGTCCGGGAGCTGGCCGCGACGGGCACCCTCACCGCGGCGGCCGGGGACGCCGACGACCCCGAGGACGGCATCGTCGTCCACGCCGAACGCTCCGGGGACTTCCTGGTCCGCATCACCCGCGCCCGGCTCCGTGGCGCGACCCTCGTGACGGTCCCGGCGTTCGCCAACGCCCGGATCGTCCTCGACGACCCCGAGACCGAGGAGGAGGACGAGGCGACGGCCGCCGCGGTGACGGCCGCGTCCAAGGCGGAGACGTACGAGCGGGTCGTCGACCACGTCCGCGTGAGCCCCGTCCCCCTCAGCCCGGCGCAGGTCGCCCGTGCCCTCGGCATCACCGTCGAGCAGGCCCGCGCGCACCTCGGCCGCGCCACCTCGGCCGGCCGCCTGCTGCGCCTCGGCCCCGGCCAGTACACGAGCCCGTCGACGCTCCCCGAGGGCCCCGGGGAGGCGACCGCCTCAGCGGACGGCACCGAGGGCCTGGACGTCCTCGTCGCCTCCGCCTGGACCGCGATGCGCGACCTCCCCCCGATGCCGGCCGAATGGTTCCGCGAGCCGACCGAGGAGGAACTACCGCCCGGCTCCGGTGGCGTGCACTACGCGAACGGCCGGATCTACGGATGGGTCGCACAGGCCGGTGTGCCGCACGCGGGCTACCCGGGGAAGAACCTGACGATCGACAAGCTCGCGAAGCAGGGCCTCGACTTCAGTCACTTCCTGCGCGCCCGGTTCCCCCTCGACGACGGGACGATGGTCAAGGCCGGGGCGTTCACGATGAACGCAGGCCACCACAGGGACGGCGCGGAGTGCGAGACGGCGGTCTGTCAGTTCGACGACTCGCGCACTGTGGCGGCGATCATCACGGTTGGCATGAGTAAGGGCGGGCTGTGGTTCTCGGGCGCAGCCGCGCCGTGGCTGTCCGCGTGGGATCGCACCGTGTTCCTCGGCTGCCAGCCCTCCTACCACCTGAACCAGGGCAGGGGAGGGAAATGGGAGCTGCGCGCGGTCCTGTCCGTGCCGGTCCCCGGTCACTCCTCGCCGCTCCTGGCGGCCGCGATCGAGCGGGCGAACATGGCCCTGTGCGCCTCGGCCGCCGCCGCGGACGCGCCGTCCGCCCCCACGGACGCCACCCCGTCCGCCCCTGTGGACGGACCGTCCGCCCCTGTGGACAACACCCCCACTGACCAGGCCGGACCGTCGTCCGTCCCCTCGTCCGCCCCGCCGTCCGCCCCCACGGACGGACCGTCCGCCGACGTCCTCGCCGAGGCCCTGGTCGCCGCCCTCGAAAGCCCCGGCTTCATGGACCGGCTCGTCGCCGCCGTCGAGAGCCACCAGGCCGCACAGGAAGAGCGCCGCGCCGAGATCGCCCGCCTCGCGGCCGAGCTGGAAGACACCACCGACACCGTCACGGCCTCCGTCCCGGCCGGCGACGACCCGAAGGGAGACCACTGA
- a CDS encoding major capsid protein: MNLSNVRRRAQHVLPDAPAPKTKITAAVDVPGYTPGMEIGFDEITAGLTSRANSLKTAGGGVGLVISYEHPFSRDLIVTDSSSAPEGTTVAMRAADQRRLPQTNLVASGGWCAPSETLYELVEVACPDMLWDAPEIQLARGGLRYYKTPSLDVGAMTWVHTEADDIAGNEKPCYKIPCPLPTEVRCDAVGVCLEAGILTQRHFPELVEHYLRKAMIAHEIRIRQELFAQALATAEPVTIGATFGAVSAVFSAVALQAADMIERHSLCEGTALEVVFPWWSRNLFLADLARRNGCCISEVSTQDVQDVFSPLGVRIQWARALPPAVPTNIGGATPATVWPSEVQFLMYPSGQLQIGRGEEVNLGVIHDSNKFVTNDYTALFSEECVALVDRSVDTRAVTVPVCPDGATGAQEPITCPAA; this comes from the coding sequence CTGAACCTGTCGAACGTCCGCCGCCGCGCTCAGCACGTCCTCCCGGACGCGCCGGCACCGAAGACGAAGATCACCGCCGCCGTCGACGTCCCCGGCTACACCCCGGGCATGGAGATCGGCTTCGACGAGATCACCGCGGGCCTCACCTCCCGCGCGAACAGCCTCAAGACCGCGGGCGGCGGCGTGGGGCTCGTGATCTCGTACGAGCACCCGTTCAGCCGGGACCTGATCGTCACCGACTCCTCGTCGGCCCCCGAGGGCACCACGGTCGCCATGCGCGCGGCCGATCAGCGGCGCCTGCCTCAGACCAACCTCGTCGCCTCGGGCGGCTGGTGCGCGCCGAGTGAGACGCTGTACGAGCTGGTCGAGGTCGCGTGCCCGGATATGTTGTGGGACGCCCCGGAGATCCAGCTCGCGCGCGGAGGGCTCAGGTACTACAAGACCCCGAGCCTCGACGTCGGTGCGATGACGTGGGTCCACACCGAGGCCGACGACATCGCGGGCAACGAAAAGCCCTGCTACAAGATCCCCTGCCCCCTGCCCACCGAGGTCCGCTGTGACGCGGTCGGTGTGTGTCTCGAAGCGGGCATTCTGACGCAGAGGCATTTCCCGGAGCTGGTCGAGCACTACCTCCGGAAGGCGATGATCGCCCACGAGATCCGGATCCGTCAGGAGCTCTTCGCGCAGGCCCTCGCCACCGCCGAGCCGGTCACCATCGGCGCCACCTTCGGCGCGGTCTCGGCCGTGTTCAGCGCGGTCGCCCTCCAGGCCGCCGACATGATCGAGCGTCACAGCCTGTGCGAGGGGACCGCACTCGAAGTGGTCTTCCCGTGGTGGTCGAGGAACCTCTTCCTCGCCGACCTGGCCCGCCGCAACGGGTGCTGCATCAGCGAGGTCTCGACGCAGGACGTACAGGACGTGTTCAGCCCGCTCGGCGTCCGCATCCAGTGGGCCCGCGCCCTCCCGCCGGCCGTCCCGACGAACATCGGCGGCGCCACCCCGGCGACCGTGTGGCCGAGCGAGGTGCAGTTCCTCATGTACCCGTCCGGTCAGCTCCAGATCGGGCGCGGCGAGGAGGTCAACCTCGGCGTGATCCACGACTCGAACAAGTTCGTGACCAACGACTACACGGCCTTGTTCAGTGAGGAATGCGTCGCCCTCGTGGACCGCTCCGTCGACACCCGCGCGGTCACCGTGCCGGTCTGCCCCGACGGCGCCACCGGCGCTCAGGAGCCGATCACCTGCCCGGCCGCCTGA